The genomic window ACTCGTAGTTCTTGAGTTCGCCGGTCATTTCCACACCGCTGGCGTACTCGCGGGTGTCGTGCGCGCCCGCGCTGGAGCGGCCCAGACCCCCCATCAGGTCACGCAGCGACTTGTAGCCGAGGAAATCGATGCTCTTGTCGGTGAGCTGGAAGGTGGCCTCGCCAGGGTTGCCCGCGCCGCCCTGCCCGTCCTCGTCGCCAAATTCCTTGCGGATGAAGCCGTCTTGCTGCAATTTGTCCATTAGGCGCTCGATCTGCTGCCCGAGCGCCGTTTCGCGCACGTCGTCGGCTTGCAAGGCTTCGAGCAGCTGCTCTTCAGGAATCATGTTGCGCTCGGCCAGCGCTTCCAGAATCGCGTCGAACAGGTCGTCCATGCTGGGCCGGGCGTTGGGGTCGGGGTCCCAGGGGTCGTTCATGCCCTGCCCGAGCAGCGCTTCCTGAATCATCTGCATGAGTTCGGAGGACTCGAGTTGGTCGAGTTCCCCCTCGAATTTGCTGTAGCGGGTGATGCGTGCCATATCTCTCCTCCCTCGCGTGCCTTCAGCATGGCGCAGACGAGACGGAGCGTTTGTAATACGGGCTGACGGTCATCCGAAATGGGGCGCCCCAGGGTCCGCCGCCCACCCTGACCGTCAACGGCGTGACCGTCTCCGACGACACCATCGGCACCAACGTACAAGACGGGGTGCGGGGCGTGCAGCGTCTGACCTACATCGGCGTGCCCCTCAAGGGCGGCACTAACGTCCTGCGCGTTTTAAACGACGAAATCAGCGTGTCGCTGGTCGGCTCGACGGCCCAGATCGAGGTCAAGCCGCTCGCACTTCAGGCCGACGGCAGCTCGCCGGTGCGCGTGCAACTGCGGGCGCTCGACGAGTTCGGCAAGCTCACCAGCCAGCCGACCATCACCGTGCGGACCAATCTCGAACCCCGGCTGCCCGACGCCAACCCCGGCGAACCCGGTTATCAGGTGCGGCTCACCGAGGGCGTAGGCGTGCTCGAATTGCAGCCGCAGTCCGCGCCCACCAGTCTGAAAGTGGACGTGCTGCAAGGCGAAAAAGTCAAGACCTACCGCTACGAGGTGACGCCTGACCGCAGCCGCGTGGGCATCGGGGTCCTGAGCGCGACGCTGGGCCTCGACGGCGACTTCGAGCTGCAAGACGACGTGACCTGGCAGGCCCGCGGCGCCTACGAAGGCCCGCTCGGCGCCGGCAAACTGTATGTCGCTGCCGACAAGGACGGACTGCCGACCGACCGCAACACCCTGATCCGCAACACCGTCTATGGCGACGCCAGCACCGAAAGCGTGCCTCTGCAGGGCATCGACCCGGTGGCCTTCAGCTACGACCACCCCCAGTTCCGCGCCGAGTACCGCCGCACCAGCCTACCCATCGACGTGCTGCCGGTGGGCGAGAACCTCACGGCGCTGACGGCCTATTCCAAGACCAACCCGCGCGTCTCGGGATTCGTCGCGCTCGTGCCCGAAGACCGCGTGGTCAACCGGCCCCTGACGCCCGAAGGCACCCGGCTCCTGCGGCTGGGCGACACCGGCGTTAGCCTGGGCAGCGAAACCCTGGAACTCGTGACGCTCGAACGCAGCACCGGCAAGGAATTGCAGCGCGAAAAACTGGTCCGCAACGTGGACTACGTGCTCGACCCACGCAGCGGCGTCGTGACCTTCAACCGCGCCATCGACCGGCTCGACGCGGAGCTCAACGAGCGGGTGGTGTACGCCAGCTACCGCCTCGACAACCCGCTCGCCAACCGCCGCACTGCCTACGGCGCCCAGATCAAGACGACCGGCACGAACTCCAGCGTCGGGGTGGCCGCCGTCTACCTCGACGGGCGCACGACCTACGGCGTCAAGGCGGATTACCAGCGCGGGCCGGTCAAGGCCAGCGGTCTGTTGGCCTACTCCGGCGGCGTGCAGGCGAGCGCCGACCTGAGTACGGTGCTCGCCCGCAACCACGACCTGAATTTCCGGGTGCGCTACCAGCAGGCCAGCTACGAGGGCCTCGCGCCCTTCGCACCGGGACTGGTGGTCAGTGGCCGCTACACCGGACGCCTGACACCGCGCCTGAACGCCGTGGCCGACGCCGAATACCGCGACATGCCCTCGCCGCGTGCCAGCGATGTGGAAAACGCCAATCACGCCCGGGGCGGCAACGTGACCGCCCGCGCCGTGTATCACCTCGACCCCTTCACGGTGGGCGCCGGGGTGAGCTACGCCTTCGGCGACCGCTCCGGCCTGGGGCTGGTGGGCAGCGTGGGCTACCAGCGCGAACCGATTTCGGTCGACGTGGTCCACACCCAGCCGATCATCGGCGACCTTGACCCCACCACCGACATCAGCAGCCGGTTTCGCATTCGCAAGGACCTCACCCTGGGCTTCAACGACAAGATCACCTGGGGGGTCGGGCAGGCCGCCGCGCTCACGCTCGACACCATGATCGGCAACGTGAACTACGCCGTGGGCTACGAGCTGCCCACCGCCAGCGGCGCCGGCAACCGCGCCCGCTTCGGCGCGACCACCACGCTGCCGCTGAATGACCGCACGGCGCTGAATCTGCGCGGCAACGTGCTTTACGACGTGGGGAAAGGCGCGTTCGAGGGGGCGACCGGCGCCGACATCAACTACAAGACCGACCGCCTCAGCGCCACCGTCGGCACTGACGTGTCCTACCGGGGCGACACCGGCTTCGGCGTGGTGCTGCGCGGCGGCGTGACCGGCAGTGTGACCGACGAACTCACCCTGAACGCGGGCGGCACCGCCGAGTTCGGCCAGGGCCGACGCGGCGAGCGACTGGAGCTGGGGTACGCCTACCGGGGCCGCAGCCTGAGCAGCCTGGGCTATGGCCGCTACGTGGCCGGCTCGCTCGCGGGGGGGAAGCCGGAACTCAGTTTCGGAGTCAGCGCCGCCTACCGCCTGCCCAACTGGGCCGTGCGCGGCGGTGTCGAAAGCCGCACCCAGCTCGACGACCGCGACAGCTTCACCCTCCAGGGCTGGCTGGGCAGCAGCTACTACCTGACAGACCGCCTCGCGGTGGGCGCCTGGGCGCGCGCCCTGACCCAGCCCGCCAGTCAGACCACCCTCTTCGGCTACGGCGTGGAAGGCAGCGTGCGCCCGCTGCCCGGCACCTGGCTGACCGCCGGTTACAACTTCAGGGGCTTCGAGGGCTTTCAGAGTTCGTCCACCTATACCCGCCAGGGCCCTTACCTGCGCCTCGACCTGACGCTCGACGAAACGCTCGGACAGCCGCAGCGCTGAGCTGTTGAACATGTAAGGTCAGGTCGCGCTCCCTTCCGGACCAGTACGCCCGCTAGAGTTCAAGGCTGTATGACGTCTCACCTGCGCGGCATTCTGCTTCTGCTTCTGGTCACCGCCATCTGGGGCAGCACCTTCGCGGTGGTCAAGGAGCTCGGCGCCCTACTCGCGCCCCCGGTGCTGCTCGCCTGGCGCTTTTCCATCGGCGCGCTGGTGCTGCTGCCGCTGGCGGCGCTGAGGCGAACGCCCGCGCCTACAGTGACCGTCACCCAGGCCGACGGCACCAGCCTGTGGAGCGACGGCATGGTGCTGGGGCTGTGGCTGATCGCGGGGTACGGCACCCAGACGATTGCCCTGCAAACGACGACCGCCAACCGGGCGGCCTTTTTCACGGCGCTGAGCGTGGTGCTGGTGCCGGTGTGGCTCACGCTGGTGCAGCGGCGGCGAATGCCCGCCGTGCTGTGGGCTGCGCTGCCGCTGGCGGTCGCGGGACTGGCGCTGCTCTCGTGGGAGGGCGGCGCCTGGGTCAGCGGCGACGCCTGGGCGCTGGCGTGCGCCGTCACCTACGCCGGATTCATCCTGGCGCTGGAAAAACTCGCTTCGCGGCACGCGGCGCTGCCGTTCACGCTCGCGCAGGTTCTGTCGGTGGCGCTGGTCGCCTGGGGCTGGGCCCTGCTGAGCGGCGCACCGCTGTGGCCTCCGCAGGCGGCCTGGGCGCCGCTGTTTTACCTCGGCGTGGTCGCCACCGCCGGCACCACACTGCTGCAAACACTGGGCCAGCGCCACGTCAGCGCCGCCGAGGCGAGCCTGATCTACGCCCTGGAGCCGGTCAGCGCGGCCCTGTTCAGCTTCGCCCTGATCGGCGAGCGGGTCGGCGCACGCGGCGCCCTGGGCGGGGCACTCGTCGTTCTTGCCACCGTCCTCAGCAGCCGGGCCGGGGAAACGGAGCCGGTTGCACGTGTCCTCGACAGCTCGCAAGACGATTGATGGACTTCGTTCAAGACGGACTTTCAGAATCAAGTATGTCAGTGAACGAATATTATTAGAGCTGACGGAAGATGAACGGCGGCGACACTGGATGAAAGTACGGCGCAGCGAGGCAATATGCCTCCGCCGCTTTCCAAAGAATGAGTTTCCTGGCTACATTTCTCACCGCCAGAACCGACAAGATGGAAGCACATGAAGCTGCCTGCCATGCTCCTCTCATCAGCGCTGCTGCTCGGCTCATGGGCGGCGGCTCAGACAGATCCCTTTTTGCGCGCCGCGCCGGCCCAGGTCAAACCGACGGTGCGCGGCAGCGCGGCAGCGCCCCCCAGCGCTGCTCCCTCCTTCGCCACACCGTCGGCGGCCACGCAGCCGCTGGCCCAGGCCAAGGAAACGACTTTCGGAAGCCCGCGCATCAGCGGCACGGCGGAAGCCACCAAACTGGTGTTCGACCTGCCCAAGGGCATGACCTACACGCTGGTGCCGACCTTCGGCGGCCTGCGGATCGACGTGGGCGGGGTGCGGGTGGCTCCGGCCTCGTCGCTGCGGCTGGCCGAGAACCTCACCGAGTACCGCGCCAACAACGGGCAGATCATCATGGGCACGCCCTTTCCCCTGTCGCTGAGCGACGGCTGGCGGGCGACCGAGGCGACCATCGCCAACGGCAACCGGGTGCTGATCGTCGAACTCGGCTCGCAACTGCGCGGCGGGGCCGGCAACGTGGGCGGGCGGGTGCTCGCCGCGGCGCCTGCCGACCCGCGTGCCCAGGCGAGCTTGCAGGCCCCGGTGCCGGTGACCGACACGG from Deinococcus radiodurans R1 = ATCC 13939 = DSM 20539 includes these protein-coding regions:
- a CDS encoding DMT family transporter, which codes for MTSHLRGILLLLLVTAIWGSTFAVVKELGALLAPPVLLAWRFSIGALVLLPLAALRRTPAPTVTVTQADGTSLWSDGMVLGLWLIAGYGTQTIALQTTTANRAAFFTALSVVLVPVWLTLVQRRRMPAVLWAALPLAVAGLALLSWEGGAWVSGDAWALACAVTYAGFILALEKLASRHAALPFTLAQVLSVALVAWGWALLSGAPLWPPQAAWAPLFYLGVVATAGTTLLQTLGQRHVSAAEASLIYALEPVSAALFSFALIGERVGARGALGGALVVLATVLSSRAGETEPVARVLDSSQDD